In Streptomyces dangxiongensis, one DNA window encodes the following:
- a CDS encoding site-2 protease family protein has translation MDVSGGSGQPRSGNDGPADNSAEPAAEPTDHPATPIHDTPGTPRPATPGPATRRTTPHDGPAEPHPADEDDTPAGNGTPAGDGTAGEAGASGHEHTAPAASAPGAADDDSSPRPAHADTARRPAGKDDAHASVPHGGDSSEHRSLAHSGIAKGEPPHPRPKEPGGGILMGRPFGVPVYVAPSWFLVAALITWVFGGQLDRVLPELGAARYLVSLFFAVAFYASVLVHELAHTVAAIRFELPVRRIQLQFFGGVSEIEKEAETPGREFVLAFVGPLLSLVLAGLFYLAMKPVEPGTVPGVLLAGLMVSNLIVAIFNLLPGLPLDGGRMLRAVVWKLTGSPMSGTVAAAWVGRALAVSVLIGLPLLNHSSAFGGGGEETSGMDTVTDALLAAILAAIIWTGAGNSLRMARLREHLPELRARTLTRRAVPVENDTSLSEALRRANAAGARALVVVDADGNPLALVREAAIVGVPEHRRPWVAVSGLAQELTDGMRVSAELAGEDLLDALRAAPATEYLVVEQTGEIYGVLSAADVERAFVKAMARPTP, from the coding sequence GTGGACGTGAGCGGCGGGAGCGGGCAGCCGCGGTCCGGCAACGACGGACCGGCCGACAACTCCGCCGAGCCTGCGGCCGAACCCACCGACCACCCCGCGACCCCGATCCACGACACCCCCGGCACCCCCCGCCCCGCCACACCGGGACCCGCCACCCGACGGACCACCCCGCACGACGGTCCCGCCGAGCCCCACCCGGCCGACGAGGACGACACTCCTGCCGGGAACGGCACGCCTGCCGGCGACGGCACGGCCGGTGAGGCGGGCGCGTCCGGTCACGAGCACACCGCCCCGGCGGCGAGTGCGCCCGGCGCGGCCGACGACGACAGCTCACCGCGCCCGGCACATGCGGACACCGCCCGCCGTCCGGCAGGAAAGGACGACGCGCACGCGTCCGTGCCGCACGGCGGTGACTCCTCCGAGCACCGCTCCCTCGCACACTCCGGTATCGCCAAGGGCGAGCCGCCGCACCCGCGGCCCAAGGAGCCCGGCGGGGGCATCCTCATGGGGCGGCCCTTCGGCGTGCCCGTGTACGTCGCGCCGAGCTGGTTCCTCGTCGCCGCGCTGATCACCTGGGTCTTCGGCGGCCAGCTCGACCGCGTGCTGCCCGAGCTGGGCGCCGCCCGCTACCTGGTCTCCCTCTTCTTCGCGGTCGCCTTCTACGCCTCCGTCCTGGTCCACGAACTGGCTCACACGGTCGCCGCGATCCGCTTCGAGCTGCCGGTCCGCCGCATCCAGCTCCAGTTCTTCGGCGGTGTCTCGGAGATCGAGAAGGAAGCCGAGACCCCCGGCCGGGAATTCGTGCTGGCGTTCGTCGGCCCGCTGCTCTCCCTCGTCCTGGCCGGACTGTTCTACCTCGCCATGAAGCCCGTCGAGCCCGGCACCGTCCCCGGCGTGCTGCTGGCCGGACTGATGGTCTCCAACCTCATCGTCGCGATCTTCAACCTCTTGCCCGGCCTGCCCCTCGACGGCGGGCGCATGCTCCGCGCCGTCGTCTGGAAGCTCACCGGCAGCCCGATGAGCGGCACCGTCGCCGCCGCCTGGGTCGGCCGCGCCCTCGCCGTCTCCGTCCTGATCGGCCTGCCGCTGCTCAACCACTCCAGCGCCTTCGGCGGCGGCGGTGAGGAGACGAGCGGCATGGACACGGTCACCGACGCCCTGCTCGCCGCGATCCTCGCCGCGATCATCTGGACCGGCGCCGGCAACAGCCTGCGCATGGCCCGGCTGCGCGAACACCTCCCCGAGCTGCGCGCCCGCACCCTCACCCGGCGGGCCGTACCGGTCGAGAACGACACTTCGCTCTCCGAGGCACTGCGCCGGGCCAACGCCGCCGGTGCCCGCGCCCTGGTCGTCGTCGACGCCGACGGCAACCCCCTCGCGCTCGTCCGCGAGGCCGCCATCGTCGGCGTACCCGAGCACCGCCGCCCCTGGGTGGCCGTGAGCGGCCTGGCCCAGGAGCTGACCGACGGCATGCGAGTCTCCGCGGAGCTGGCCGGGGAGGACCTGCTGGACGCCCTCCGGGCCGCCCCGGCCACCGAGTACCTCGTGGTCGAGCAGACCGGCGAGATCTACGGCGTCCTGTCCGCCGCCGACGTCGAACGCGCCTTCGTGAAGGCCATGGCCCGGCCCACCCCGTAG
- a CDS encoding tRNA (adenine-N1)-methyltransferase, producing the protein MSEPTGAARRRGPFKVGDQVQLTDPKGRHYTFTLEAGKNFHTHKGSFPHDELIGAPEGSVVRTTGNVAYLALRPLLPDYVLSMPRGAAVVYPKDAGQILSFADIFAGARVVEAGVGSGSLSSFLLRAIGDQGMLHSYERREDFAEIAKQNVERYFGGPHPAWQLTVGDLQDNLSDTDVDRVILDMLAPWECLEAVSKALVPGGILCCYVATTTQLARTVESIREIGCFNEPTAWETMIRNWHIEGLAVRPDHRMIGHTGFLLTARRLADGVEPPMRRRRPAKGAYGEDYAGPNADGGAGR; encoded by the coding sequence ATGTCCGAACCGACCGGTGCCGCCCGCAGGCGCGGGCCCTTCAAGGTCGGGGACCAGGTACAGCTGACCGACCCCAAGGGCCGCCACTACACGTTCACGCTCGAAGCCGGGAAGAATTTCCACACCCACAAGGGCTCCTTCCCGCACGACGAACTGATCGGCGCTCCCGAGGGCAGCGTTGTCCGGACCACCGGCAACGTGGCCTACCTCGCGCTGCGCCCCCTGCTCCCCGACTACGTCCTGTCCATGCCCCGCGGGGCAGCCGTCGTCTACCCCAAGGACGCGGGGCAGATCCTCTCCTTCGCCGACATCTTCGCCGGCGCGCGCGTCGTGGAGGCCGGCGTCGGCTCCGGCTCGCTCAGCAGCTTCCTGCTGCGGGCCATCGGCGACCAGGGCATGCTGCACTCCTACGAGCGCCGCGAGGACTTCGCCGAGATCGCGAAGCAGAACGTGGAGCGCTACTTCGGCGGCCCGCACCCCGCCTGGCAGCTGACCGTCGGCGACCTCCAGGACAACCTGTCCGACACCGACGTCGACCGCGTCATCCTGGACATGCTCGCCCCCTGGGAGTGCCTGGAGGCCGTCTCCAAGGCGCTCGTCCCGGGCGGCATCCTGTGCTGCTACGTGGCCACCACCACCCAGCTCGCCCGGACCGTGGAGTCCATCCGGGAGATCGGCTGCTTCAACGAGCCGACCGCCTGGGAGACCATGATCCGCAACTGGCACATCGAGGGCCTGGCCGTCCGCCCCGACCACCGGATGATCGGCCACACCGGCTTCCTGCTCACCGCCCGCCGCCTCGCGGACGGCGTCGAGCCGCCCATGCGCCGCCGCCGCCCCGCGAAGGGCGCGTACGGCGAGGACTACGCCGGACCCAACGCCGACGGCGGCGCCGGCCGCTGA
- a CDS encoding RecB family exonuclease, with protein sequence MDSSIEEAAAPPPGAEHTPPDAPPPAPPTTPAEMSATSVRSVASEESPSVPAPAVAGGERAAVAPTSLSPSRASDFMQCPLLYRFRVIDRLPEKPSEAATRGTLVHAVLERLFDAPAGERTAPRAKALIPGQWDRLRESRPEVTELFTDDPEGERLTRWLAEAERLVERWFTLEDPTRLEPAERELFVEAELDSGLRLRGIIDRVDVAPTGEVRIVDYKTGKAPRPEYTEGALFQMKFYALVVWRLKRVIPRRLQLVYLGSGDVLTYDPVLADLERVERKLHALWEAISEATETGNWRPRPTRLCDWCNHRAHCPEFGGTPPPYPLPVRAAESGAPAQGRMGAD encoded by the coding sequence ATGGACAGCAGCATCGAGGAGGCAGCGGCCCCGCCGCCCGGCGCCGAGCACACGCCACCGGACGCCCCGCCGCCGGCGCCCCCGACGACCCCGGCCGAGATGTCGGCGACGTCGGTGAGATCGGTGGCGTCGGAGGAGAGTCCCTCGGTGCCCGCGCCCGCGGTGGCCGGCGGGGAGCGGGCGGCTGTGGCGCCCACCTCGCTGTCGCCGTCCCGGGCGAGCGATTTCATGCAGTGCCCGCTGCTGTACCGGTTCCGGGTGATCGACCGGCTGCCGGAGAAGCCGAGCGAGGCGGCGACACGGGGCACGCTGGTCCACGCCGTGCTGGAGCGTCTGTTCGACGCGCCCGCCGGTGAGCGGACCGCGCCGCGGGCCAAGGCGCTGATCCCGGGGCAGTGGGACCGGCTGCGGGAGAGCCGCCCGGAGGTGACCGAGCTGTTCACCGACGATCCGGAGGGCGAGCGGCTGACCCGGTGGCTCGCCGAGGCCGAGCGGCTCGTGGAGCGCTGGTTCACGCTGGAGGACCCGACGCGGCTGGAGCCGGCCGAGCGGGAGCTGTTCGTGGAGGCCGAGCTGGACTCGGGGCTGCGGCTGCGCGGGATCATCGACCGGGTGGACGTGGCGCCGACCGGCGAGGTGCGGATCGTCGACTACAAGACGGGCAAGGCGCCCCGCCCCGAGTACACGGAGGGCGCCCTGTTCCAGATGAAGTTCTACGCCCTCGTGGTGTGGCGGCTGAAGCGGGTGATCCCGCGCCGGCTGCAACTGGTCTATCTCGGCAGCGGCGACGTGCTGACGTACGACCCCGTCCTCGCCGACCTGGAGCGGGTCGAGCGCAAGCTGCACGCGCTGTGGGAGGCCATCAGCGAGGCCACGGAGACGGGGAACTGGCGGCCCCGGCCGACCCGGCTGTGCGACTGGTGCAACCACCGGGCGCACTGCCCGGAGTTCGGCGGCACTCCCCCGCCCTATCCGCTGCCGGTGAGGGCGGCCGAGTCGGGGGCGCCGGCGCAGGGCAGAATGGGCGCGGACTAG